A part of Hippea maritima DSM 10411 genomic DNA contains:
- a CDS encoding MlaD family protein: MLGEKYLEIKFGNSNQYLSNGDYIASTLTPTDLGTLITNINKVFNKQNRENVGEALKEIRILSQHLNELVDENRQAIKSAIENFNTSMETLAQILKENRQDVRLAIENAKQAMDKLNDTLENVYLISSNLKRGKGTLGKLLVDESLYNNVDNASAYIKNITKKIDTGKGTLGKLVNDEKVYNNLNDTLKSIKTYLTKGDQIALNIYAASEANFRDSYSKGYVYADIYTMPDKFYRVGVVSEKNYKDTDHPSHDDTKARLIAMIGKRYYDFILRGGIMESTFGFGADYYMFNDKLKASVDAFDFNHNNDKRDRRAHLKFQLTYRLLRHFDLFGGVDEIINSKTRSAFAGVGLEFSSDDAKYLLSKAPSISPK; the protein is encoded by the coding sequence TTGCTTGGTGAGAAATACCTAGAGATCAAATTTGGAAACTCAAACCAATATCTATCAAATGGGGATTATATAGCAAGTACATTAACGCCTACAGATTTGGGTACGCTTATTACAAATATAAACAAAGTTTTTAACAAACAAAACAGGGAAAATGTCGGGGAAGCCTTAAAAGAGATAAGAATACTCTCTCAACATTTAAACGAACTTGTAGATGAAAATAGGCAGGCCATAAAATCAGCTATAGAAAACTTCAACACATCAATGGAAACATTGGCTCAGATTCTAAAAGAAAACAGACAAGATGTAAGATTAGCTATAGAAAATGCAAAGCAAGCTATGGACAAACTCAACGACACGCTTGAGAATGTCTATCTTATAAGCTCTAACTTGAAAAGAGGCAAAGGTACGCTGGGTAAACTTTTGGTTGATGAGTCGCTTTACAACAATGTGGATAACGCATCTGCTTATATAAAGAACATAACCAAAAAGATAGATACAGGCAAAGGTACTTTAGGTAAATTAGTAAACGATGAGAAGGTATACAACAACCTAAATGACACACTAAAAAGCATAAAAACCTACCTAACAAAAGGGGATCAAATAGCCCTTAACATCTACGCAGCAAGTGAAGCGAATTTTAGGGACTCATACAGCAAAGGCTACGTTTATGCTGATATATACACGATGCCAGATAAGTTCTACAGGGTAGGTGTGGTCTCTGAGAAAAACTACAAAGATACCGACCATCCATCCCACGATGACACAAAAGCAAGGCTCATAGCAATGATAGGCAAACGCTACTACGACTTTATTCTAAGGGGTGGAATAATGGAATCTACCTTTGGATTTGGGGCAGATTACTACATGTTTAACGATAAATTAAAGGCAAGTGTTGATGCCTTTGACTTTAATCACAATAACGACAAAAGAGATAGAAGGGCACATTTAAAATTTCAGCTAACATACAGGCTTTTAAGACACTTCGACCTGTTTGGTGGTGTGGATGAGATCATAAATTCCAAAACCCGCTCAGCATTTGCCGGCGTTGGTTTGGAATTCTCAAGCGACGATGCCAAATATCTTCTCTCGAAGGCACCATCTATTTCGCCTAAATAA
- a CDS encoding MlaD family protein gives MSNRKAEVIVGLFIVIVLVVLGWLTTQMGKLNLKKNPTYTVYASFSDVSGLDVNTKVKVAGVDVGYIKNIGLKMAKL, from the coding sequence ATGAGCAACAGAAAAGCTGAAGTTATAGTTGGTTTATTCATTGTCATAGTATTGGTTGTTTTGGGATGGCTTACAACACAGATGGGGAAATTGAATTTAAAGAAAAACCCAACATATACCGTATATGCGTCTTTTTCGGATGTATCTGGACTCGACGTAAACACAAAAGTCAAAGTGGCGGGCGTTGATGTAGGATACATAAAAAACATAGGATTAAAAATGGCAAAGCTTTAG
- a CDS encoding MlaE family ABC transporter permease, with protein MGIIAAIGRFTINFTRDMGGVFLLFISTIKALFEKPRFHLTAEQMYFIGVKSTLIVALTSMFVGMVEVLQIYHGFHKFGAESMIGYTVAVSLGRELSPVLTALMIVARNVSAMAAELGTMRVTQQIDALEVMAVNPINFLVAPRVIATTVMLPALVSLSNAIGNIGGYLVGIGVLGLNPTSYTKNIQVYIDMTDLTYGLIKAAVFGLIISLIGCYMGLTTKGGSRGVGISTTKAVVAASISVLVADYFLTAFLF; from the coding sequence ATGGGAATAATAGCTGCAATTGGTAGATTTACCATAAACTTTACAAGAGATATGGGTGGTGTTTTCCTGCTGTTTATATCTACGATTAAAGCTCTATTTGAAAAACCCAGATTTCATTTAACCGCTGAGCAGATGTATTTTATCGGCGTTAAATCTACATTAATAGTCGCTCTAACCTCTATGTTCGTCGGAATGGTTGAAGTCCTCCAGATTTATCACGGCTTTCATAAATTCGGGGCAGAAAGTATGATAGGCTATACAGTTGCTGTATCATTAGGTAGAGAATTGTCCCCCGTGCTAACGGCACTTATGATAGTGGCAAGAAACGTATCTGCCATGGCCGCAGAACTTGGTACAATGAGAGTAACCCAGCAGATAGATGCATTAGAGGTTATGGCAGTAAATCCAATAAACTTCCTTGTAGCACCAAGGGTTATTGCAACAACCGTTATGCTACCTGCATTGGTTAGTTTATCTAATGCTATAGGAAACATAGGAGGGTATCTTGTAGGCATAGGTGTTTTGGGCCTGAACCCAACTTCATATACGAAAAATATTCAGGTTTACATAGATATGACCGATTTAACATATGGGTTAATAAAAGCAGCTGTATTTGGACTTATTATTTCCCTTATAGGGTGCTACATGGGTCTAACTACTAAAGGTGGTTCAAGGGGTGTGGGTATATCAACAACAAAAGCCGTAGTCGCAGCAAGTATTTCTGTACTTGTAGCAGATTACTTTTTAACGGCATTTCTGTTTTAA
- a CDS encoding ABC transporter ATP-binding protein, which translates to MIVTENISKSFGKQKVLDDLNLTIEEGKITVIIGKSGAGKSVLLKHLIGLLKPDSGKIIFQDKDITRVSDKELKNIRLNFGVLFQDAALFDSLTVFENVAFPVIEHKLLKDRKKLKELVKETLSLVELENIEDKMPSELSGGMRKRVGLARAIITKPKIIFFDEPTTGLDPITSMSIAKLIKQMQEKLKTTCFIISHDLSLTFKIADRIGFLHNGRIMEFGDRHSIKNSKNPIVIEFLESYYTGEENEQQKS; encoded by the coding sequence ATGATAGTAACAGAAAACATCTCTAAGAGCTTTGGAAAACAAAAGGTCTTAGACGACCTTAACTTAACCATAGAAGAGGGTAAAATAACGGTAATAATAGGTAAAAGTGGCGCAGGAAAAAGTGTGCTTTTAAAACACCTAATAGGTCTTCTAAAGCCCGATAGTGGAAAAATTATTTTCCAAGATAAAGACATAACCAGAGTTTCAGACAAAGAACTAAAAAATATCCGCTTAAATTTCGGGGTTTTATTTCAGGATGCTGCACTTTTTGATTCATTGACGGTGTTTGAAAACGTTGCCTTTCCGGTAATTGAGCATAAACTCTTAAAAGATAGAAAAAAATTAAAAGAGCTGGTAAAAGAAACCTTGAGTTTAGTGGAACTTGAAAACATAGAAGATAAAATGCCATCGGAATTATCAGGCGGCATGAGAAAAAGGGTCGGCCTTGCAAGGGCAATAATAACAAAACCCAAAATCATATTTTTTGATGAGCCAACAACTGGACTTGACCCAATAACATCTATGTCGATAGCAAAACTAATCAAACAGATGCAGGAAAAACTCAAAACAACGTGTTTTATAATAAGTCATGATCTGTCTTTGACATTTAAGATAGCAGATAGAATAGGTTTTTTACATAATGGAAGGATAATGGAATTTGGAGATAGACACTCTATAAAAAACTCTAAAAACCCGATAGTTATAGAGTTTTTAGAAAGCTATTATACAGGAGAGGAAAATGAGCAACAGAAAAGCTGA
- the alr gene encoding alanine racemase has product MNFHSRSIVHLDNLHYNFGQISQFVGKSVNIIPVIKADAYGHGIVRIAKELSIYPNVAYLGIAHIKEGAMLRKRGVKKPILAMSCLDSFDINTMHEFSITPVAHNITLLERLIDYAKLNNTRIKLHLKFDTGMARLGIREEETQKTIELCKQNDKYIEIDGLMSHFSDSESDAQWTKKQLNRFKNIIKMFYDSGIYPRLTHIANSGAILSFKDTHLNCVRPGLAMYGYAPAVNLKKIIDLKPVLEIQSQLINIHVLKKGEGISYSRTFVADKDMKVGVVAFGYADGLPRSISNKFYCIVNGQRSKSIGTVCMDMFMCDLTDIEAKVSDDVIIMGQKNGISITADELAQKAGTISYEILTNIGKSIRVKRVYKR; this is encoded by the coding sequence TTTGTTGGCAAAAGCGTCAATATTATACCCGTAATAAAAGCCGACGCTTATGGACACGGCATTGTGAGAATAGCTAAGGAGTTATCTATATACCCCAATGTGGCTTATTTGGGTATAGCCCATATAAAAGAAGGGGCAATGCTGAGAAAAAGGGGTGTAAAAAAGCCTATCCTTGCCATGAGTTGTTTAGACTCATTTGATATAAATACTATGCATGAATTTAGCATAACACCCGTTGCCCACAACATAACCCTCCTTGAAAGATTAATAGATTATGCCAAATTAAACAATACAAGGATAAAACTTCATTTAAAATTCGACACAGGCATGGCCAGACTGGGAATAAGAGAAGAAGAAACTCAAAAAACAATAGAATTATGCAAGCAAAACGATAAATACATAGAAATAGACGGCTTGATGTCTCATTTCAGTGATTCTGAATCTGACGCGCAATGGACAAAAAAACAGTTAAACAGATTCAAGAATATTATAAAGATGTTTTATGATTCCGGTATCTACCCACGACTTACACACATAGCAAATTCAGGTGCAATTTTATCATTCAAGGATACGCACCTAAACTGCGTAAGACCCGGTCTTGCTATGTATGGATATGCACCAGCAGTGAACCTTAAAAAAATTATTGACCTGAAGCCTGTTTTAGAGATACAATCTCAATTGATAAATATACACGTTTTGAAAAAAGGAGAAGGTATAAGCTACTCGAGAACTTTCGTAGCAGATAAAGATATGAAGGTGGGGGTTGTTGCATTTGGATATGCCGATGGGCTACCACGGAGTATTTCGAATAAATTTTATTGCATAGTAAACGGCCAACGCTCAAAATCTATTGGCACAGTATGTATGGATATGTTTATGTGCGATTTAACAGACATAGAGGCCAAGGTCTCAGATGACGTCATAATAATGGGGCAAAAGAATGGTATAAGTATAACGGCTGATGAGTTAGCGCAAAAAGCAGGTACAATATCATATGAAATACTTACAAATATAGGAAAAAGCATACGAGTAAAAAGGGTCTATAAACGATAA
- a CDS encoding menaquinone biosynthetic enzyme MqnA/MqnD family protein, whose amino-acid sequence MKVALVEFLNAVPLYYALKMRIIKNDFEFVSAVPSQCARLLFEKSVDISNVSVVEYVNSSDYAILSDGCIATNKRVKSVVMFLNKPINKIKRVKLDKNSKTSVALIKVLFRFKYNISVDYVYDGDADCELVIGDRALERLKSAQEGEVLDLAVEWYNFTNLPFVFAVWITNRMIDDEVKEKFYLSKDMGKRMINDICSEFSHLIDKKSCRDYLTKNLSYDLTEDKKEAIEVFFDYAYRCGAISNNRPLRFI is encoded by the coding sequence ATGAAAGTAGCGCTTGTAGAGTTTTTGAATGCCGTACCATTATACTATGCCCTTAAGATGAGAATCATAAAGAATGATTTTGAATTTGTATCAGCTGTGCCGAGCCAATGTGCTCGGCTACTTTTTGAAAAGAGTGTGGATATAAGCAATGTTTCTGTTGTAGAATATGTAAATTCTTCCGATTATGCTATTCTTTCTGATGGCTGTATTGCAACCAATAAACGAGTGAAAAGTGTTGTTATGTTTTTAAATAAACCCATAAATAAGATAAAGCGGGTAAAATTAGATAAAAATTCCAAAACATCTGTGGCTCTTATAAAGGTGCTTTTTAGATTTAAATACAACATTAGTGTAGATTATGTGTACGATGGTGATGCGGATTGTGAACTTGTGATTGGAGATAGGGCATTAGAAAGGCTAAAAAGTGCTCAAGAAGGTGAGGTGTTGGATTTGGCTGTTGAATGGTATAATTTTACTAATCTCCCTTTTGTGTTTGCCGTTTGGATTACCAATAGAATGATTGATGATGAAGTTAAGGAGAAATTCTATCTATCAAAAGATATGGGCAAACGCATGATTAACGATATATGCTCCGAGTTTAGCCACTTGATTGACAAAAAAAGTTGCCGCGACTATCTCACTAAAAACCTTTCATACGATTTAACCGAGGATAAGAAAGAGGCCATAGAAGTGTTTTTTGATTATGCTTATCGCTGTGGAGCTATATCAAACAATCGACCTCTTAGGTTTATTTAG